The Saccharothrix violaceirubra genome segment CGCAGGGCGAGCGGGTGACCGCCGCACAGCCGGACCACCTCCGCCGCCGCGCCCGACTGCGCGTCCACCACGTCCGGGCCCAGCGTCGAGCGCAGCATGTCCAGACCGGTGCCGAGGTCGAGGGCGCCGAGCACCACCCGCTTGGCCACGTTCAGCCCGGTCAGCGTCCGGCGGCTGGTGAGGATGACCAGGCAGTGGGCGCTGTTGGGCAGCAGTGCCCGGATCTGGCGCTCGTCGACCACGCCGTCGAGCACGAGCACGAACCGCCGGTCGTGCAGCGTGGAGCGCAGGAGCGCGGCCCGCTCGTCGATGTCGGCCGGCAGCCCGTCGCCGGTGATGCCCAGGCCGCGCAGCAGCCGGGCGGCCACCTCGTCGACGGCCATGCCGCCCTGGAGGTTCACGAACAGCTGACCGTCGGGGAACCGCTCGCCGACCACCTGGCAGGCGCGGACGGCGAAGGCGGTCTTGCCCACACCCGGCACGCCCGACACCGACACGACGACCGGTCCGAGCCTGCGGCCGGGCGCCGGGGACACCAGGGTGGCCAGTTCACGCAGTTCGGCACACCGGCCGACGAACGACTCCGCGTCCGGGGGCAGCTGGCGCGGCACCTGCCGAAGCGGCTGGGGCGTCCACGCGACCGCCCGTAACGCCCGTAACGCCGCGTCGCCGAGTACGGCGCCGAGCGAGTCGACCGATCTGCGGTGCGGTCGTGCCACTGTTCCGCGTTCCATATTGCCGATCGCGCGGGCACTCAGACCGGATTTCTCCGCCAATTCCTCCTGGGTCATGCCCCGATCGAGTCGAAGTCGCAGCAGCACAGCACCGAAGTAGTTCACCCGAGCCTCCGTTCAGAGCGCACAGCACTGTCCAAGATGTGTGGATTCCGTCTCGACAGGCTCGGGAATGGATGGCCGGATCCAGGCGTGCGAGTGCCTGATCCGACTGAGTCGACACTATCCGCCGGCCTTCCGCCGGCAGTGGGTCCTAGGGGTCCGACCGCCGATTCCGACGGTCGCGACGCCCCGCCGGTGCGCGGGGTCGTCGAGCGCCGTCGGCGGTGACGTCTCGCGGCGCCATTCGGCGACGCGATTCCCCGGTGGTGGTCCCGCGGTCGACGGCGGGCCGCGCGTGGAGACGCCGGCAGCCTGTTCCGTCCGTTCCGCACTTCGTCCGATCGGCGGCCACGCCGCCGTGATCAGCCACGTCCGGGACCGGTGACCAGCCGATCCTCGACAATCCGACCACCCCCAACCCCAGGCTCCGATCCACGACCGAGGCGTACCCGGCGCTCCCCAACGCCGCACGCCCCGGCTCCTACCGCTCCGGACCGGTCTCTCCCACCGTGTCCGGACACCCTACGTGAAACCACCGCAGGGCAACGGCAGATCCCCGTAGCGATCTCCCTGTCCTCCGACGGAAGGTTTCCGCCCGCTCGACCACCGAGGTGGACATCCTGTGCACGAACGGAAATCCTCCCTCAACCGCACCGGGGAGCACATGCTACGACCGTCTGGATCTGCCAAGCCGGGGCGAATGGTCCGCGGGCCTCGTCGAGCGTGGTGCGGGCGCCGGGGGAGTGGCCCGCCGCGGCGGTGTCGTCGAACGGGGACGTCCGGTCGGCGCGACGCCGCCGGTCAGGTCGCGAGGAGGCGGGCCTGGTGGTCCATGACCAGTTCCTCGTCCGACTCGACGACGTGGACGGCGACGCCCAGGCGGGGCAGTGGCAGCCGGCACGTGATCCGGTCGCGCAGGCCAGCCGCGTGTTCGCCGATGCCGCCGGTGAAGACCAGCGCGCGCCAGTCGTCCAGCGTGGTGGCGCAGGACGCGATCGCCATGGCCGCCGAGCGGACGAAGACCTCCAGGGCGAGGCGGGCCGCCTCGTCGTCGGCGTCGAGGAGGTCGCGGACGTCGTGGCGACCGGAGATGCCGGCCAGGCCGCCGTGGTGGTCGAACAGGTCGCGCAGCCCGGACGCGGTCATGCCGTGTCGCTCGATCAGGTACGGCAGGATCGCCGGGTCCACGTCGCCGCTGCGGGTCGCGGACATCATGCCGCCGGTAGGGGTGAAGGACATGGTGGTGTGGCGTGGTGTGTGGTCGGCGGCCACGGCCGTGACGCTGCACCCGCTCCCTAGGTGCGCGACGACGGTGTCGCCGAGGTCGGGCCGGCGCAGCAGGACCGATTCGACCGACAGGCCGTGGAAGCCGTACCGCCGCACGCCCAGCGCCGCGAGGTCGGCCGGGATCGGCAGCCGGGTCGACGCTTCGGGCAGGGCTTGGTGGAACGCGGTGTCGAAGCACGCCACGAAGCGCGCGTCCGGCCAGGCGCGTCTGGCGTGCTCATAGGTCTCCAACGAACCGGGCTGGTGCAGCGGGGCCAGGGGCACGAGCGCGCGCAGCTCGTGCGTGAGGGCGTCGTCCCAGAGCGCCGGGCCGGGGCGGTCGCCGCCGTGCACGACCCGGATCGCGACCGCCTCCGGCGCCGCGCACACCCCGGCGACCGCGTCGACCGCCGCGCCCAGGTCGCCGGAGAACGGCCGGGTGTCGCCGTCGACGCGCAGCGTCCCCTCCGGGTCGCCGACACGCTCCACGCGCACCGACCGCACGAGGTCGGGTGCGCGCAGAGCGGCCTTGAGCGACGACGAGCCGGGGTTGAGGGACAGGATCAGGCCCACTGCCAGTCCCTGATCTCGGGCATGTCCTCGAAGTGCTCCCGCACGTACGCCTCGTGCCGGTCGAGCATGGCGCGGCAGTGCGCGGCCAGTTCCGCACCGCGCTCGGGCGCCCGCCGCGCCCGGCGCAACGCCTCCAGCACCAGGTGGTAGCGGCTCATCCGGTTGAGCACCACCATGTCGAACGGGGTCGTGGTCGTGCCCTGCTCGGAGAACCCGCGCACGTGGAAACGCCCGGGGTTGACGCGGCCGTGCAGCAGTTGGTGCACGGCGCGCGGGTACCCGTGGAACGCGAACACCACGTCCGCGTCCTCGGTGAACAACTCCGCGAACCGCGCGTCCGGGAACCCGTGCGGGTGGTCGGCCGGCGGCAGCAGACCCATCAGGTCGACCACGTTCACCACGCGCACCCGCAGGTACGGCACGTACTCGCGGAGCAGCTTGGCCGCCGCCAACACCTCCTGCGTGGGCACGTCGCCCGCCGCCGCGAGCACCACGTCCGGCTGGTCGCCGTCCTCGGTGCCCGCCCAGTCCCACACCGACGCACCCGCCGCGCAGTGCCGCTCGGCCTCCTCCAGCGTCAGGAACTGGGTGTGCGGCTGCTTGTCCACCACGATCAGGTTGACGTGGTCGCGGCTCTCCAGGCAGTGCCGGGTGATCGACAGCGCGGTGTTCGCGTCCGGCGGCAGCCATACCCGCACGACGTCGGGCGACAGCGGGATCGCGGTGTCGATCAGCCCCGGGCCCTGGTGCGAGAAGCCGTTGTGGTCGTTGCGCCAGCACGTCGAGGTCAGCAGCACGTTGAGCGACGCCACGGACGACCGCCACGGCAGCGTGGCCGCGTGCTGCAACCACTTCGCGTGCTGGATCAGCATGGACGCCGACACCATCGCGAACGCCTCGTAGGTCGCGAACAGCCCGTGCCGCCCGGTGAGCAGGTAGCCCTCCAACCAGCCCTCGCACAGGTGCTCCGACAGCACCTCCATCACCCGGCCGTGCGGCGACAGGTGCTCGTCGGTGGGCAGCACCTCGGCGCGCAGGCACCGGTCGGTCTCCTCGAACACGGCCTGGAGCCGGTTGCTGGCGGTCTCGTCCGGGCAGAACAGGCGGAACGTGCCACCGCCGTCCTCGGTCGTGGTCGCCGCGTACACGTCGCGCAGCAGCTCGCCGATGGGCGCGGTGTTGCCGTGCTCGACCGAACCCGGACCGTGGACCTGCACGGCGTACTTGTCCAACGGTGGCAACGGAAGCGGCCGGAGAAGACGACCGCCGTCGGCATAAGGCGTGGCCGACATCCGCTTGTCGCCCTGCGGCGCCAACGCGGCGACGTCCGCGACCAACGCGCCGTCGGCGTCGAACAACTCGTCGGGCCGGTACGAGCGCAGCCACTCCGCCAGGAGCGCGAGGTGTTCCGGGTTCTCCCGGACGCCCGACAGCGGCACCTGGTGCGACCGGTGCGTGCCCGTGACCGGGACGCCGTCCACGGTCGCCGGGCCGGTCCAGCCCTTGGGCGTGCGCAGGACGATCGCGGGCCACCGGGTGGCCGTGCCCGCCCGCAGGTCGGCGATCCGCGCCTGGGCCTCGGTCATCCGCGCGTGGAGGTCGGCGTACACGGCGGCCGGGTCGTCGCCGGACACGACCACCGGGTCCCAGCCCTGTGCGCGCAGGAACCCGGTCAGGTCCTCGTCGGACGCCCGGCCGAACACCGTCGGCCCGGAGATCTTGTAGCCGTTGAGGTGCAGGATCGGCAGCACGGTCCCGTCGCGGCGCGGGTCGAGGAAGCTCGGCGCCTTCCACGACGCGGCCAGTGGGCCGGTCTCGGCCTCGCCGTCGCCGATCACGCACGCCACCAGCAGGTCGCGGTGGTCGAACGCGGCACCGGTGGCGTGCGCGAGCGCGTACCCCAGCTCGCCGCCCTCGTGGACGCTGCCCGGCGTCTGCACGCTGACGTGGCTGGGGATGCCGCCGGGCGTGGAGAACCGGCGCACCAGCCGGGTCAGCCCGGCGAGGTCGCGCGACACCTCGGGGTAGATCTCGCTGTAGGTGCCCTCCAGGTAGGCGTTGGCGACCAGCGCGGGCCCGCCGTGCCCCGGACCGGTGACGTACAGGCAGTCCTGGCCGGTCTCGCGGATCAGCCGGTTGAGCACCGTGTAGATCATCGACAGGCCGGGACTCGTGCCCCAGTGGCCCAGCAGCCGGGGCTTGATGTGCCCGGCGGTGAGTTCGTCCCGCAGCAACGGGTTGTCCCGCAGGTAGATCTGGGCGACGGTCAGGTAGTTCGCCGCGGCCCACCAGCGCAGGTCGCGTTCCGTCGTCGACATCGGGGATACCCTCCCAGGCTCGTGATCGTGCCCCTTGACGATGCGGCAGGGGCGGGTCGCCCACCCAGAGCCGGAATACCCTGATCGTCACCCGGTACGCGTGCGTCCGCCCGGCGGCATGGGTACGGTCCGGTCCATGGCCAAGCCGAAGCGTTTCCCGCGCGCCTTGTACGAGGCGGAACTGGTGCGGCTGCAAGGTCGTCTGGTCGAACTCCAGGAGTGGGTCAAGGCGACCGGCGCCCGGCTCGTCGTGGTGTTCGAGGGCCGGGACGCGGCGGGCAAGGGCGGCACGATCAAACGCGTCGCCGAACACCTCAACCCGCGCGTGTGCCGGATCGCGGCGCTGCCCGCGCCGACCGAGCGCGAACGCACCCAGTGGTACTTCCAGCGCTACGTCGACCACCTGCCCGCCGCCGGCGAGATCGTCCTGTTCGACCGGAGCTGGTACAACCGCGCGGGCGTCGAACGGGTGATGGGCTTCTGCACGGCCGACGAGTACCGGCGGTTCCTGCGCCAGTGCCCGGTGTTCGAGCGGCTGCTGGTCGAGGACGGCGTGCTGCTGCGCAAGTACTGGTTCTCGGTCAGCGACGTCGAGCAGGAGCGGCGCTTCCGGGAACGCCTCGACAACCCGCTCAAGCGCTGGAAACTGTCCCCGATGGACCTGGAGTCGATCACCCGGTGGGATGACTACTCCCGGGCCAAGGACGACATGCTCGTGCACACGGACATGGACTTCGCGCCGTGGACGGTCGTGGAGGCCGAGGACAAGCGGCGCGGGCGGCTGAACATGATCGCGCACCTGCTGGGCAGTGTGGACTGGACGCCGGTGCAACGGCCACCCCTCGTGCTGCCCGCGCGCCCGGCCGGCGGCGGCCACGTCCGGCCGCCCCGCGAGGCCGACCGACTGGCACCCGACCACGCGCGGACCCTGCTGGACGGGCCGCCCCGCGAAGCCTCCTAGAGTACGGATCATGAACGGTTTCACCGAGGACGAAGGCCGCACGCTGCGCACCGCCGTGTACGGCGCGATGGTGCTGGTGTCGGTGGCGGACGAGGGCGCGGTCGACGAGGAGAGCCACGCCGGGATCCGGGCGATGTCCGCCCTGCCGCCGCAGCTGCGTCAGGTGGTCGGCGCGGCGCCGCCGGAGTTGCCCGTGGGGACGGTCGCCGACGTTGAGCACGGCGTGCTCACCGCGCTGCGGGCGTCGGCGGACCTGTTGGCCGCGCGGTCGGCCGGTCAGGCGCGGGCGTTCGCCGACGCGGTCCTCGCGATGTGCGGGGACGTGGCCTCGGCGGACGGCACGGTCGGGCGCGCGGAGGACGTGGTCGTGGCGCGCATCCGGTCCGCCTTGGACGCCGCACTATAGAGACCCCACCGTCCGAAATGCCCGCTCTCCGCCGACGCCGCGTCCCGACAGTCCAGTCGGGTACACCCGGACGGGCGAGCTTCAGGGGTGTAGCTGGGTGCACCCCGTGTTCGGGTGGTGGCCCGATGGCCGGAACCGCCGGACAGTTCCTAGGGTTTGCGGCATGACTGCGCTTCAGCTTCACGAGCTGCGCAAGGCGTACGGCACGGTCCGGGCCCTCGACGGGGTGTCCCTGGAGTTCCCGGCCGGCACGTTCACCGCGGTGATGGGCCCGTCCGGATCGGGCAAGTCCACGCTGCTGCACTGCGCGGCCGGGCTCGACCGTCCCGACTCGGGACGGGTCGTGCTCACCGGCGTCGACCTGGGCACACTGGACGACGACGGGCTCACGGTCCTGCGCCGGCAGCGGATCGGCTTCGTGTTCCAGGCGTTCAACCTCATGCCGACGCTCACGGCCGAGCAGAACGTCGAACTGCCCCTGCGCCTGGCCGGCGAACGACCGGACCCGGCGGCCATCACCGCCGCGCTCGCGGCCGTCGGCCTGGCCGACCGCGCCGGGCACCGGCCCGCACAGCTCTCCGGCGGCCAACGCCAGCGCGTCGCGATCGCGCGGGCGCTGACCACCCGCCCGCAGGTGCTGTTCGCCGACGAGCCCACCGGCGCGCTGGACAGCCACAGCGGGCACGAGGTGCTCGACCTGCTGCGCGCCCTGGTCGACCGGGAGCGGCGCACCGTGATCATGGTGACCCACGACCCGGTCGCCGCCGCCTACGCCGACCAGGTCGTGTTCCTCGCCGACGGTCGCCTCGCGGGCACGCTGCCCCGGCCGACCGCCGAGGCCGTCGCCGCCCGCCTGCCGAAGCTGGAGGCCCGGGCGTCGTGAGCACGCTGTCGTGCGACCAGGGGGAGCGGACATGCTGAGCATCGCCCGCGACACCCTCAAGGCCCGGTGGACCAGCCTGGTCGCGACGTTCATCGGCCTGGCGGTCGGCGTCGCCGTCCTGTCGTCCATGGCCGTGGTGTTCGCCTCGGCGCTGGCGCCGCAGTCACCGGCGCCCAGCCGCTACGCCGAGGCCGCGGTCGTGGTCCGCTCGCCCGAGACCCGGACCGTGGACGACGGCGCCGTCCTGGACAACGCCGAGCCGGAGCCGTTGACGAAGGAGGTCCTCGCCGCCGTTCCGGGCGTGCACGACCGGTCGTTCTACGCGCAGGTGGCCGACCGCCCGGCCGCCGCCCCGTACGGCAGGCCCTGGTCGGCGGCGAAGTTCGCGGGCTACCGCCTGGAGTCGGGCAAGGCGCCCGCGCTGGCCGACGAGGTCGTGGTCGCGGCCTCGACCGGCGCCAAGGCCGGCGACCGGGTGACCGTGCTGACCGCGTCCGGCCCGCGCCCGTACGCGGTCTCCGGTGTGACGGCCGACGTCGACTTCGAGACGGCCGTGTTCTTCACCGACACCGAGGCCGCGCGCCTGTCGCCGGACGTGATCGCGGTCGTGGCCGACGGGTCGGCCGAGCAGGTGCGCCAGGCGGTCGGCGACCGCGCGGACGTGCTGACCGGCGACGCCCGCGTCAAGGCCGAACCCGGCAGCAGCCGCAACCGCGGCGCGCTGTTGGGCATCGTGTCGATGACCGCGACCTCGATCGGTGTCGCGGTGTCCGTGGTGGCGTTCGTCGTCGCGGCCACGTTCGCGTTCTCGATCACGCAGCGCACGCGCGAGTTCGGGCTGTTGCGCGCGGTCGGCGCCACGGCCCGGCAGGTGCGGCGGATGGTGTTCGCCGAGGCCCTGCTGGTGTCGGTGTCCGCGTCGCTGCTGGGCTGCGGACTGGGCTTCGCGGGCGCGCCGGCGCTGGCGTCCGCGCTGAAGTCGGCCAAGGTCGGTCCGAAGTGGTACGAGCTGACCGTGTGGGTGGTGCCCATGCTGTCGGCGTTCGTGCTCGGCGTCGGCGTGGCGCTGCTGGCCGTGTGGTCGGCCGCGCGCAAGGCGGGCGGCACGTCGCCGGTCGAGGTGCTGCGCGAGGCCACGGCCGACACGAAGGCGATCGGTCGCGGCCGGTTGGTCGTCGGACTGTCCACGGTGGTCTTCGGGGCCCTGGTCGTGTTGTTCGTCGTGGCCAAGGCGTCGTGGCTGTCCATGGTGCCCGTGCTGTACACGCCCATCGCCGCCGTGCCGCTGATCGGCGTGGCACTGCTGACGCCCGTCGTGGTCAAGCCGTTGGCACGCCTGCTCACCTGGCCGCTCGGCCGGTCCAAGGGCGCGACCGGGATGCTCGTGCGGGCCAGCATCGTCACGGCCGTGCGCCGCACGGCGACCACCGCCGGACCCGTGCTCCTGCTGGTGGGCCTGTCGGTCACGATGCTGGGCGTCACCTACACGGTCGGCAGCGCCGAGGTGAACGCCGAACGCGCCACGGTCACCGCGGACCACGTCGTGACCCCGGCCGGCACGCCCGGCCTGAACGAGGCGGCGCTGGCGCGGCTGCGCGGAATCGCGGGCGTCACCGTCGCGCCGATCACGCCGCTGCGGGTCAACCACCGCAAGTTCGACGACGACCCCGAGATCAACGACATGCGGGCCGTGGCCGTCGACCCCGCGACTGTGGGCAGCACGCTCAAGCCCGTGGTGGCCGAGGGCTCGACGGCCGACTTCGGCGACGACACGATGATGGTCGACGAGAACGTGCGGCTGCCGCTGGGCGTGACCGTGGCCGTGTGGTTCCCGGACGGGTCCCGCGCGGAGCTGAAGGTCGTGGCGCTGCTGCGCAACAGCGAGACCTACATCAGCAGCAAGCACGCGTCCGGCGTGCTGCCGACCCGCGCGTACCTGACCACGCCGCCGGGCACGTCGACGGAGGCGGTGAACGCGGCCGTCGCCGGCCTGGGCGCGAGGGCGGTGCCGGCCGACGACTACTTCGTGGTGGCCGACCCGTTCCAGTCGCCGTCGCTGCGCTTCGGCGTGATCCTGGGCCTGGGGATCATCGCCGCGTACGCCGCGATGTCGATCGTGAACACCTCGATCCTGGGCCACGCCGACCGCCGGGGCGCGACCACGGCGTTGCGGCTGACGGGCGCGACGTCGAAGCAGGTGGTCCGGGTGGCCGCCTACGAGGCGGTGATCGTGGCCGCCGTGGGCATCGTGGCGGCGGTCGTCATCTCGGCGGTGAGCCTGTTCGGCTTGCGGCTGGCGGTGAGCCAGGAGGTCGGGCCCATGCCGGTGATCCTGCCCTGGTGGGCGTTGATCGGCGTGGTGCTCGGGTGCGTCGTGGTCACGGTCGCCTCGGCCGTGCTGCCGACCCGTCTGGCGCTGCGGTCGCCGCCCGCGACCGCCGATCCGCAGGGCTGATCGCGGACGAGGGGCGTCCACGGTGGACGCCCCTCGTTCACAGCTCCTTGCGCAGCAACGTGCACATGGTTTCGTAACGGCGGATGTCCCCGTTCGGACCTTCCTCGTCCCAGGAGTCGGGTTCACGGCCGTAGGCGACGTAGCCGAGGCGTTCGTAGAGCGCGCGGGCCCTCGGGTTGTCGTCCTCCACGCCCAACTCGGCACGCCGCAGTCCCCGGTCCCGGATGCGGAGTTCGGCGCCCCGGACCAAGGTGGTGCCGATACCGCACGACCGCAGCGCCGGATGCACCGCCAACTGCCACAACGTGCCGGCACCCGGACTTTCCCGGTAGTCGATCCCGCCGATGCCCAACGGCACGTCGGCCGGGCCGCACACGGCGAGGTAGTCGCCCACGCCGGACCGCGCGCGTGCCACCTCGGCCGCGACGTGCGTCAAGTGCAGCCGCGTCCCGGCCCACGAGCAGGACGGCAGGTCGGCCTCCGTCAGATCGCGCACCGACAGGGTCACCGTCACCTCGGTCATGGCGACCAGCGTGTCCACCCCGCCGGGCATCGGCAACGGAATTCCCGTCACCGGGAGCGAAGATCTCCGACCACGCCACCGCGAAGATCCCCGGTCGTCGGCGTCCAGCCCAGGTCACGCAGGCGGCCCGCGTCCAGGGCCGCGTCCATCGCCAGGAAACCCGCCATCGGCCCGTGCGTGGCCAGGGCCTCGGACAG includes the following:
- a CDS encoding NB-ARC domain-containing protein, translating into MNYFGAVLLRLRLDRGMTQEELAEKSGLSARAIGNMERGTVARPHRRSVDSLGAVLGDAALRALRAVAWTPQPLRQVPRQLPPDAESFVGRCAELRELATLVSPAPGRRLGPVVVSVSGVPGVGKTAFAVRACQVVGERFPDGQLFVNLQGGMAVDEVAARLLRGLGITGDGLPADIDERAALLRSTLHDRRFVLVLDGVVDERQIRALLPNSAHCLVILTSRRTLTGLNVAKRVVLGALDLGTGLDMLRSTLGPDVVDAQSGAAAEVVRLCGGHPLALRIMINQLASRPHWCLAQLAARLRPESDRLAQLEVGDLSMRAALESVYRQLSVPAATLLLGVARAPGVELTVGLAETLLAGGPLVALRAVDELVDANLVVATGRSRWSLPDLVRLFGREVAGHARWRDRRDHRSVR
- a CDS encoding phosphoketolase family protein, with the translated sequence MSTTERDLRWWAAANYLTVAQIYLRDNPLLRDELTAGHIKPRLLGHWGTSPGLSMIYTVLNRLIRETGQDCLYVTGPGHGGPALVANAYLEGTYSEIYPEVSRDLAGLTRLVRRFSTPGGIPSHVSVQTPGSVHEGGELGYALAHATGAAFDHRDLLVACVIGDGEAETGPLAASWKAPSFLDPRRDGTVLPILHLNGYKISGPTVFGRASDEDLTGFLRAQGWDPVVVSGDDPAAVYADLHARMTEAQARIADLRAGTATRWPAIVLRTPKGWTGPATVDGVPVTGTHRSHQVPLSGVRENPEHLALLAEWLRSYRPDELFDADGALVADVAALAPQGDKRMSATPYADGGRLLRPLPLPPLDKYAVQVHGPGSVEHGNTAPIGELLRDVYAATTTEDGGGTFRLFCPDETASNRLQAVFEETDRCLRAEVLPTDEHLSPHGRVMEVLSEHLCEGWLEGYLLTGRHGLFATYEAFAMVSASMLIQHAKWLQHAATLPWRSSVASLNVLLTSTCWRNDHNGFSHQGPGLIDTAIPLSPDVVRVWLPPDANTALSITRHCLESRDHVNLIVVDKQPHTQFLTLEEAERHCAAGASVWDWAGTEDGDQPDVVLAAAGDVPTQEVLAAAKLLREYVPYLRVRVVNVVDLMGLLPPADHPHGFPDARFAELFTEDADVVFAFHGYPRAVHQLLHGRVNPGRFHVRGFSEQGTTTTPFDMVVLNRMSRYHLVLEALRRARRAPERGAELAAHCRAMLDRHEAYVREHFEDMPEIRDWQWA
- the ppk2 gene encoding polyphosphate kinase 2, which encodes MAKPKRFPRALYEAELVRLQGRLVELQEWVKATGARLVVVFEGRDAAGKGGTIKRVAEHLNPRVCRIAALPAPTERERTQWYFQRYVDHLPAAGEIVLFDRSWYNRAGVERVMGFCTADEYRRFLRQCPVFERLLVEDGVLLRKYWFSVSDVEQERRFRERLDNPLKRWKLSPMDLESITRWDDYSRAKDDMLVHTDMDFAPWTVVEAEDKRRGRLNMIAHLLGSVDWTPVQRPPLVLPARPAGGGHVRPPREADRLAPDHARTLLDGPPREAS
- a CDS encoding ABC transporter ATP-binding protein is translated as MTALQLHELRKAYGTVRALDGVSLEFPAGTFTAVMGPSGSGKSTLLHCAAGLDRPDSGRVVLTGVDLGTLDDDGLTVLRRQRIGFVFQAFNLMPTLTAEQNVELPLRLAGERPDPAAITAALAAVGLADRAGHRPAQLSGGQRQRVAIARALTTRPQVLFADEPTGALDSHSGHEVLDLLRALVDRERRTVIMVTHDPVAAAYADQVVFLADGRLAGTLPRPTAEAVAARLPKLEARAS
- a CDS encoding ABC transporter permease, whose translation is MLSIARDTLKARWTSLVATFIGLAVGVAVLSSMAVVFASALAPQSPAPSRYAEAAVVVRSPETRTVDDGAVLDNAEPEPLTKEVLAAVPGVHDRSFYAQVADRPAAAPYGRPWSAAKFAGYRLESGKAPALADEVVVAASTGAKAGDRVTVLTASGPRPYAVSGVTADVDFETAVFFTDTEAARLSPDVIAVVADGSAEQVRQAVGDRADVLTGDARVKAEPGSSRNRGALLGIVSMTATSIGVAVSVVAFVVAATFAFSITQRTREFGLLRAVGATARQVRRMVFAEALLVSVSASLLGCGLGFAGAPALASALKSAKVGPKWYELTVWVVPMLSAFVLGVGVALLAVWSAARKAGGTSPVEVLREATADTKAIGRGRLVVGLSTVVFGALVVLFVVAKASWLSMVPVLYTPIAAVPLIGVALLTPVVVKPLARLLTWPLGRSKGATGMLVRASIVTAVRRTATTAGPVLLLVGLSVTMLGVTYTVGSAEVNAERATVTADHVVTPAGTPGLNEAALARLRGIAGVTVAPITPLRVNHRKFDDDPEINDMRAVAVDPATVGSTLKPVVAEGSTADFGDDTMMVDENVRLPLGVTVAVWFPDGSRAELKVVALLRNSETYISSKHASGVLPTRAYLTTPPGTSTEAVNAAVAGLGARAVPADDYFVVADPFQSPSLRFGVILGLGIIAAYAAMSIVNTSILGHADRRGATTALRLTGATSKQVVRVAAYEAVIVAAVGIVAAVVISAVSLFGLRLAVSQEVGPMPVILPWWALIGVVLGCVVVTVASAVLPTRLALRSPPATADPQG
- a CDS encoding GNAT family N-acetyltransferase, whose product is MTGIPLPMPGGVDTLVAMTEVTVTLSVRDLTEADLPSCSWAGTRLHLTHVAAEVARARSGVGDYLAVCGPADVPLGIGGIDYRESPGAGTLWQLAVHPALRSCGIGTTLVRGAELRIRDRGLRRAELGVEDDNPRARALYERLGYVAYGREPDSWDEEGPNGDIRRYETMCTLLRKEL